Proteins encoded in a region of the Brevundimonas vesicularis genome:
- a CDS encoding FecR family protein, giving the protein MMSRSERDLQAVEWCLTLAEGELDGMAHQDFEAWIADGDNAAALDDALRVWRVADQAADLPEVLRLRQRGLKAFQQAQGQRWRHHVPPLRWVAVAAAVGGLIVLSAMFYTPTQVYRTGVGERQVAMLADGSRLSLDADTEVRVRLGGSRRDLTLARGRAKFDVARDPLRPFAVTAGAKVVVATGTSFSVELIRREARVLLYEGHVALMDRTQAEATSGETKSGRDSTATYTALQPGREYVARLDLPPSAPQVTVVDPVRSLSWEAGQLNFEDEPLSSALERVNRYSRRKVRLSDPRLGRLPVNGVFEAGDVDAFVEAMTAFNGLHAIESDDGVTLRPF; this is encoded by the coding sequence ATGATGAGCAGGAGCGAGCGAGATCTCCAGGCAGTGGAATGGTGCCTCACTCTGGCCGAGGGCGAACTCGACGGCATGGCGCACCAAGACTTCGAAGCGTGGATAGCTGATGGGGACAATGCGGCTGCGCTCGACGATGCGTTGCGCGTCTGGCGGGTCGCCGATCAGGCGGCCGATCTGCCGGAGGTCTTGCGCCTGCGCCAGCGTGGCCTGAAGGCCTTTCAGCAGGCTCAGGGTCAGCGCTGGAGGCATCACGTGCCGCCATTGCGATGGGTCGCCGTCGCCGCAGCGGTCGGCGGTCTGATCGTTCTTTCGGCGATGTTTTATACGCCCACGCAGGTCTACCGGACCGGCGTGGGTGAGCGCCAGGTGGCCATGTTGGCCGATGGGTCGCGCCTGTCGCTGGACGCCGACACTGAGGTAAGGGTCCGGCTTGGCGGAAGCCGGCGCGACCTGACCCTTGCGCGAGGTCGCGCGAAATTCGACGTGGCGCGCGACCCGTTGCGCCCCTTTGCAGTCACGGCCGGGGCGAAAGTCGTCGTCGCGACGGGGACCTCTTTCAGCGTCGAGCTTATCCGACGCGAGGCGAGAGTGCTGCTGTACGAAGGCCATGTGGCCCTGATGGACAGGACCCAAGCCGAAGCTACGTCCGGTGAAACCAAGTCCGGGCGCGACTCGACGGCGACCTACACAGCCTTGCAGCCGGGGCGGGAGTATGTGGCGCGTCTGGATCTGCCACCCTCCGCGCCGCAGGTCACCGTGGTCGATCCTGTCCGAAGTCTCAGTTGGGAGGCGGGCCAGTTGAACTTCGAGGACGAACCCCTGTCGTCGGCGCTTGAACGTGTAAACCGATATTCGCGCCGCAAGGTCCGCCTCTCCGACCCGCGGCTCGGCCGACTTCCGGTGAACGGCGTGTTCGAGGCGGGCGACGTTGACGCTTTCGTCGAGGCGATGACGGCATTCAATGGCTTGCACGCCATCGAAAGCGATGACGGCGTGACGCTTCGTCCGTTCTGA